A genomic region of Janthinobacterium lividum contains the following coding sequences:
- a CDS encoding porin — translation MQTTLRKTTLAAAITGVLLSAPFVSANARADELSDMKAMLAQLQDRVAQMEAKAAQPAPAAPAAAMAAAPAAAPVKPVTGFNWKLYGRGDIGYTVSRGKDASGRQLTNHRLNQGEMASRLGLTGAWVFSDEYKAIFGVETGLNLFNGNAGGGTQNNTTSSVLFNRGSTVGFASTTWGSIEGGTMYMAPFWVSLGADLASAHNYGANDFSALFSLTRPESLGRYLKDPVTGNASKTTSLAGNNSGTALFYGNALRYRSPTWNNISAEVSYSAGQQASSATDLENDGRSWAANVLYKKGDLFLGYAHMDYQQSNDISTGGTPNFLKRNQVTDIIGARYKWHDFTLGGSYTSYRVSNAGGYAADAFGVSGAYDLGKHRIEGSLAHISYDGANAKGAFGTNTGDGVGKPTSTAYSLGYLYNFQPTLSFYAYATRIANNSHAKLGVLQFRGDNNYFGYSPVELTAGMFLVF, via the coding sequence ATGCAAACGACTTTACGCAAAACCACATTGGCCGCGGCCATCACCGGCGTGCTTCTCTCGGCACCATTTGTTAGCGCTAACGCGCGCGCCGACGAACTGAGCGACATGAAAGCCATGCTGGCCCAGTTGCAGGACCGGGTGGCGCAGATGGAAGCGAAAGCGGCCCAGCCAGCACCAGCAGCGCCAGCAGCAGCGATGGCTGCCGCACCGGCAGCGGCGCCCGTGAAACCGGTCACCGGCTTCAACTGGAAACTGTACGGCCGTGGCGACATCGGCTATACAGTTTCGCGCGGCAAGGATGCCAGCGGGCGCCAGCTGACCAACCACCGCCTGAACCAGGGCGAGATGGCCAGCCGCCTGGGCCTCACGGGCGCCTGGGTCTTCAGCGATGAATACAAGGCCATCTTCGGCGTCGAGACAGGCTTGAACCTGTTCAACGGCAATGCGGGCGGCGGCACGCAAAACAACACCACCTCGTCCGTGCTGTTCAACCGCGGTTCCACCGTCGGCTTTGCCTCGACCACCTGGGGTTCGATCGAAGGCGGCACCATGTACATGGCGCCGTTCTGGGTCTCTCTGGGCGCCGACCTGGCCTCGGCGCACAATTACGGCGCCAACGACTTCAGCGCCCTGTTCTCGCTCACGCGTCCCGAATCCCTGGGCCGCTACCTGAAGGATCCCGTCACGGGCAACGCCAGCAAGACGACGAGTTTGGCCGGCAACAACTCGGGCACGGCCTTGTTCTACGGCAATGCGCTGCGCTACCGCAGCCCCACCTGGAACAACATCTCGGCGGAAGTGTCGTATTCGGCCGGCCAGCAGGCGTCTTCCGCCACCGACCTGGAAAACGATGGCCGCAGCTGGGCCGCCAACGTGCTGTACAAAAAGGGCGACCTGTTCCTCGGCTATGCGCACATGGATTACCAGCAGAGCAACGACATCAGCACGGGGGGCACGCCGAACTTCCTCAAGCGCAACCAGGTCACGGACATCATCGGCGCGCGCTACAAGTGGCACGATTTTACCTTGGGCGGCTCCTACACCTCCTACCGCGTGTCGAACGCGGGCGGCTATGCGGCCGACGCCTTCGGCGTCTCGGGCGCCTACGACCTCGGCAAGCACCGCATCGAGGGCAGCCTGGCGCACATCAGCTATGACGGCGCCAATGCCAAAGGCGCGTTCGGCACGAACACGGGCGATGGCGTAGGCAAGCCCACGTCGACAGCCTACTCGCTGGGCTACCTGTACAACTTCCAGCCGACCCTGTCGTTCTACGCGTATGCCACGCGCATCGCCAACAACAGCCATGCCAAGCTGGGCGTATTGCAGTTCCGGGGGGACAATAACTACTTCGGCTACAGCCCCGTCGAGCTGACCGCCGGCATGTTCCTCGTCTTTTAA
- a CDS encoding NAD-dependent succinate-semialdehyde dehydrogenase translates to MLNLQDASLLKQQCLIDGAWCDADDGATIDVTNPATGAVIATVPRMGAAETRRAIASAHAAFRLWRKQTVKARATVLRAWHALILQHADDLALILTSEQGKSLAEAKGEIVSNAAYLEWFAEEGKRAYGDVIAPPSNDKRIVVIKQPIGVCAAITPWNFPNGMITRKAGPALAAGCSMVLKPASQTPLSALALAELALRAGVPPGVFNVVTGAAQAIGMELCHNDLVRKITFTGSTEVGAWLSREAAGTIKKLSLELGGNAPFIVFEDADIDAAVDGVLMSKYRNSGQTCVCANRIYVQDGIYDDFAARLVAKVAELKLGAGTEAGVTQGPLIDENAVRKIEQHIADALAKGGKLAIGGKRHALGGSFFEPSVVLEANSDMLVATEETFAPLAPLFRFGSEEEVVAMANATQFGLAGYFYSRDLGRVWRVAEELEVGMVGINTGMIANEMAPFGGVKHSGMGREGSHYGMDDFLDIKYLCMGGI, encoded by the coding sequence ATGTTGAACCTGCAAGACGCAAGCCTGTTGAAACAGCAATGCCTGATCGACGGCGCCTGGTGCGACGCCGATGACGGCGCCACCATCGATGTCACCAACCCGGCTACCGGCGCCGTCATCGCCACCGTGCCGCGCATGGGTGCGGCCGAGACGCGGCGCGCCATCGCCAGCGCGCACGCGGCCTTCCGGCTGTGGCGCAAGCAGACCGTCAAGGCGCGCGCCACGGTGCTGCGCGCCTGGCATGCGCTGATCCTGCAGCACGCGGACGACCTGGCGCTGATACTCACCAGCGAGCAAGGCAAGTCGCTGGCGGAAGCCAAGGGCGAGATCGTCTCGAACGCGGCCTACCTGGAATGGTTTGCCGAGGAAGGCAAGCGCGCATATGGCGACGTCATCGCGCCGCCGTCGAACGACAAGCGCATCGTCGTCATCAAGCAACCGATCGGCGTGTGCGCGGCCATCACGCCGTGGAATTTCCCGAACGGCATGATCACGCGCAAGGCCGGCCCTGCCCTGGCGGCCGGCTGCAGCATGGTCCTGAAACCGGCGTCGCAAACGCCGCTGTCGGCCCTGGCGCTGGCCGAACTGGCGCTGCGCGCCGGCGTGCCGCCCGGCGTGTTCAATGTGGTGACGGGCGCGGCGCAGGCCATCGGCATGGAACTGTGCCACAACGACCTGGTGCGCAAGATCACGTTTACGGGATCGACGGAAGTGGGCGCCTGGCTGTCGCGCGAGGCGGCCGGCACGATCAAGAAGCTGTCGCTGGAACTGGGTGGCAACGCGCCCTTCATCGTTTTCGAGGATGCCGACATCGACGCGGCCGTCGACGGCGTGCTGATGTCGAAATACCGCAACAGCGGCCAGACCTGCGTCTGCGCCAACCGCATCTACGTGCAGGACGGCATCTACGACGACTTCGCCGCCCGCCTGGTGGCCAAGGTGGCCGAGCTGAAACTGGGGGCCGGCACCGAAGCAGGCGTCACGCAAGGCCCGCTGATCGATGAAAACGCCGTGCGCAAGATCGAACAGCATATCGCCGACGCGCTGGCCAAGGGCGGCAAGCTGGCCATCGGCGGCAAGCGCCACGCGCTGGGCGGCAGCTTCTTCGAGCCCAGCGTGGTACTGGAAGCGAACAGCGACATGCTGGTCGCCACCGAGGAAACCTTCGCCCCGCTGGCGCCCCTGTTCCGCTTCGGCAGCGAAGAGGAAGTCGTCGCCATGGCCAATGCCACGCAGTTCGGCCTGGCCGGCTATTTCTACAGCCGCGACCTAGGCAGAGTCTGGCGCGTGGCGGAAGAACTGGAAGTGGGCATGGTCGGCATCAACACGGGCATGATCGCCAATGAAATGGCGCCGTTCGGCGGCGTCAAGCATTCGGGCATGGGCCGCGAAGGCTCGCATTACGGCATGGACGACTTCCTCGATATCAAATATTTGTGCATGGGAGGGATTTGA